A genome region from Panicum virgatum strain AP13 chromosome 4K, P.virgatum_v5, whole genome shotgun sequence includes the following:
- the LOC120702820 gene encoding 60S ribosomal protein L39, translating into MPSHKTFRIKKKLAKKMRQNRPIPYWIRMRTDNTIRYNAKRRHWRRTKLGF; encoded by the exons ATG CCGTCGCACAAGACCTTCCGGATCAAGAAGAAGCTGGCCAAGAAGATGCGCCAGAACCGCCCCATCCCCTACTGGATCCGCATGCGCACCGACAACACCATCAG GTACAACGCGAAGCGCAGGCACTGGCGCCGCACCAAGCTTGGCTTCTGA
- the LOC120702819 gene encoding two-component response regulator ORR22-like — protein sequence MLLGAVGMEEEKKLVMMGRERDQFPVGMRVLAVDDDPVCLKVLETLLRRCRYHVTTTNQAIMALKLLRENRDMFDLVISDVHMPDMDGFKLLELVGLEMDLPVIMLSVNGETKSVMKGITHGACDYLLKPVRIEELRNIWQHVVRRKFSKHERSNLDIYKDFNKPPSADSCHGHNQIVGGASDQSGRVSKKRKEMHSDEEDDGEDNDFQEGDEPSAAKKPRVVWSVELHRKFVAAVNQLGIDKAVPKRILELMNVEKLTRENVASHLQKYRLYLKRLSAVASQQASIVAALGGRDPSFLHMGAFEGIQGYQPFVPSAALSSFNPHGLLTGTSAATFGVQELAPTMTVQTATNNAIISHCASDANKFQYVGLQENQPANLPQGSTTSLGLSQLQQKWIHQENNDLSTVFSGSALANSLSGALQRVTSSPLPPQELLECTQAKLSIQPSMPMPSVNSELVERTVGVSSNLQDSSVSQQGALPINDAFSTDKLQLHDPFDGTSGTKFSVTMPVCPTGSLTATTNSSCGTVLLPPDTGRHSNYLQFGGAGNSRHEMDGMKLDHLHNQETSIGSFSHDFGACITEQTNANANMSSLMPQMKINSMTSEDKLKQKNIYDLGIPKLHGGFSSSSCNFDGLLSSMIKAEKDDLSFTDNDLGCDFFPLGACI from the exons ATGCTTCTGGGCGCTGTAgggatggaggaggagaagaagttggtgatgatggggagggagagggaccaGTTCCCAGTCGGCATGCGGGTGCTCGCGGTCGACGACGACCCCGTGTGCCTCAAGGTGCTCGAGACCCTCCTCCGGCGATGCCGGTATCACG TCACAACAACCAACCAGGCCATTATGGCGCTGAAGCTGCTACGGGAGAACAGAGACATGTTTGATCTGGTTATCAGTGACGTACACATGCCGGACATGGATGGATTTAAGCTCCTTGAGCTTGTAGGCCTTGAAATGGACCTCCCGGTCATCA TGTTATCAGTGAATGGAGAGACGAAATCCGTGATGAAGGGGATAACTCATGGAGCCTGTGACTATCTCCTAAAACCTGTTCGTATTGAAGAGCTTAGGAACATATGGCAGCATGTTGTCAGGAGGAAGTTCAGCAAGCACGAACGCAGTAATCTTGATATTTACAAAGATTTCAATAAGCCACCAAGTGCAGATTCATGTCATGGGCACAATCAGATTGTTGGCGGGGCTTCTGACCAAAGTGGGAGGGTcagcaagaagaggaaggaaatGCACAGCGACGAGGAAGATGACGGAGAGGACAATGATTTTCAAGAAGGTGATGAACCCTCTGCAGCTAAGAAGCCAAGAGTTGTTTGGTCAGTTGAACTACATCGGAAATTTGTTGCGGCTGTTAACCAGCTTGGAATTGATA AAGCTGTACCGAAAAGAATTCTTGAGCTTATGAATGTGGAGAAGCTCACCAGAGAAAACGTTGCGAGTCATCTACAG AAATACAGGCTCTACCTCAAACGGTTAAGTGCTGTGGCATCTCAGCAAGCTAGCATTGTTGCTGCTTTAGGAGGTAGAGACCCGTCCTTTCTTCACATGGGTGCATTTGAAGGGATTCAGGGTTATCAGCCTTTTGTGCCTTCTGCTGCTCTATCATCTTTCAACCCACATGGGTTGCTAACTGGAACTAGTGCAGCAACATTTGGGGTTCAAGAGCTTGCTCCTACCATGACAGTTCAAACTGCTACCAACAATGCCATAATAAGTCACTGTGCTAGTGATGCGAACAAATTCCAGTATGTCGGCTTACAAGAAAACCAACCAGCAAATTTGCCACAAGGCTCGACCACATCACTTGGGCTGTCCCAACTCCAACAGAAGTGGATCCATCAAGAAAATAATGATTTGTCTACTGTCTTTTCTGGGAGCGCACTGGCTAACAGTTTGTCTGGTGCACTCCAGAGAGTTACAAGCAGTCCATTGCCACCACAAGAACTTTTGGAGTGCACACAAGCCAAACTTAGCATCCAGCCATCGATGCCAATGCCATCTGTGAATTCAGAACTGGTTGAAAGGACTGTTGGAGTTTCATCTAATTTGCAGGATTCAAGTGTATCCCAGCAGGGTGCCCTTCCAATAAATGATGCATTTTCCACCGACAAGTTACAGTTGCATGATCCATTCGATGGCACTAGTGGAACAAAATTTTCTGTAACCATGCCTGTTTGTCCTACCGGTAGCCTTACAGCCACCACCAACAGTTCTTGTGGCACGGTGCTGCTCCCTCCTGATACTGGGAGACATTCAAACTACCTGCAGTTCGGAGGTGCAGGGAACTCTAGACATGAAATGGATGGAATGAAACTAGATCAtctgcataaccaagaaacgagCATTGGGAGTTTCAGTCATGATTTTGGTGCCTGTATAACTGAGCAgacaaatgcaaatgcaaatATGTCATCTCTTATGCCACAGATGAAGATTAACTCAATGACATCAGAGGATAAACTGAAGCAGAAGAATATTTATGATCTGGGGATTCCAAAGCTGCATGGTGGTTTTAGCTCTAGTAGCTGCAATTTTGATGGTCTTCTCAGTTCCATGATCAAAGCG GAGAAGGATGATCTCTCATTCACAGATAATGACCTGGGGTGCGACTTCTTTCCACTTGGTGCCTGCATATGA